GGCCGGCGCATACATCGTGACGGGCGACCCGGCGGCGCTGTTCGAGCGCGTTCGCGCGCATCGAGCTGACGTTGTCCGTACGTTATCCGAAACAGATTACGGCGCAACTGAATTCGTGGTGCGCGATCCCGAGGGCAACCTGTGGTCCTTCGGTGACTATCGTGGCGCTTCGCTGCCGAGTTGACCATGCGCGCGACAAAGATCTTCGCGAATTTGCGCGTCGCGGACATCGCCTCCGCGAAGAGCTTCTACACCGATTTCCTCGGGCTGCCGACAGAAGAGTTCAACCTGGGCTGGGTAGCCCGGTACTCGTCGCCGGACGCCGAGGCGAGGCTGCAGCTGGTCACGACAGACCTCACCGCTGCGGAGGACTCGGTCATCTCGGTCTGTACCGACGACATCGACGCCGCGTTCGCCGAGGCGCGGGCGCGCGGCTACGAAATCGTTCATCCGCTGACGGACGAGCCATGGGGACCTCGTCGCTTCTTCGTCCGGGCACCCGACGGCAACGTCGTCAACATCGTGAATCACCACGACTGAAACTCGATGTTTTGTACATCTGTGCAAAGGGTAGGCCGCCTAACATGTCCAAATTCAGTGTTATGAAATCGGTCGTTGTCGGTGGAGCAGTCGCCGCGGCGATGGCAGTCATGCCTCTCGCTGCGGCCGATGCGAGTGTGGGTGGGGCCGGCGCCGCTCCTGCCCACGTCATTTACAAGCTGGACCCGGGCGGCAGCGGATGTGCCCCCAACGGAGGACCCTGCGGATCCGGAGGTCAGGACAGTGGTCCAGGCGGCGGACCCGGCGGCCAAGGCTGTGTGGCTGGCGTCGGTTGTGGATTCGGCGGCCAGAACGCCGGTCCGAATGGTCAGCCCGGCGGTTGCCTGTTTGGCGTCGGCTGCGGCCACGCCTGATCCGGCTAGGTAACTACTACTCACCATCGTGCGGTCCGGGGTAACCCGGGCCGCA
This genomic stretch from Mycobacterium paraterrae harbors:
- a CDS encoding VOC family protein; this translates as MRATKIFANLRVADIASAKSFYTDFLGLPTEEFNLGWVARYSSPDAEARLQLVTTDLTAAEDSVISVCTDDIDAAFAEARARGYEIVHPLTDEPWGPRRFFVRAPDGNVVNIVNHHD
- a CDS encoding PE-PGRS family protein; amino-acid sequence: MKSVVVGGAVAAAMAVMPLAAADASVGGAGAAPAHVIYKLDPGGSGCAPNGGPCGSGGQDSGPGGGPGGQGCVAGVGCGFGGQNAGPNGQPGGCLFGVGCGHA